The Fimbriimonas ginsengisoli Gsoil 348 genome window below encodes:
- a CDS encoding glycoside hydrolase family 16 protein: protein MRSCLIVSALFLSLGLTGQGNERSLLAEARLKASDDTTAKPVGSAVEVTVAPGKNDYPGVGFAPPNGAWDLSRFGHVEARLVNTGAKPIILALRVDNAGNWQDNPWNTESITLEPGQASTVRTIFGYQYGQKKGYKLDPSKVSNVLIFTTKSDAARSFRIESIVAAGPAHETPPVALDDLRTKPTAGVIFDLKTSPNVAFESGDKNGLTFPAGKPDAIARIKPRAGRWDLRDYTEVHVTLRNSGSVPVVPRVRLESNGGAGEWRTVAKSMDPGAEAEIVALFGHPIDVTGGAPSDLITSDAVSAVAFSIVPSGQDAHIQVTRIVAVAKPAAIPAWLGKRPPVPGEWVKTLNQEFEGNKLDTSVWKVTGENYYDKQTHWSKDDVIVKDGMLRVRYEKQTGFHNDDPKRNSTPYAAGYLDTYGLWAQRYGYFEARMKLPKAPGLWPAFWMMPDRGSKAGPEQWKRSDTGNGAMEFDIMEHLTRWGAHRYNIAMHYDGYEAAHKAIGSDKVYVEADKDGFIICGLLWTPGEAVYYCNGRELLRWKNPRISNVPSYLMFTLPSGGWDNDAVDDDRLPADLIVDYVRVWQRKDLASPGDGKRIDP, encoded by the coding sequence ATGCGAAGCTGCCTGATCGTTTCCGCCCTATTTCTCTCGCTCGGACTCACCGGCCAAGGCAACGAACGGTCGCTTCTTGCCGAAGCCCGGCTCAAGGCCTCGGATGACACTACCGCCAAGCCGGTCGGTTCGGCGGTCGAGGTAACCGTCGCTCCCGGTAAAAACGACTACCCAGGCGTCGGCTTCGCGCCCCCAAACGGGGCTTGGGACCTCTCCCGGTTCGGGCATGTCGAGGCCCGGCTGGTCAACACCGGGGCAAAGCCGATCATACTCGCCCTGCGGGTCGATAACGCCGGGAATTGGCAAGACAACCCTTGGAACACCGAGAGCATCACCCTCGAACCGGGGCAAGCCAGCACGGTGCGGACGATTTTCGGCTACCAATACGGGCAGAAGAAGGGATACAAACTCGACCCCTCCAAAGTGTCGAACGTGCTCATCTTCACCACCAAGTCCGACGCGGCAAGGTCGTTCCGAATCGAGTCGATCGTCGCCGCCGGTCCGGCCCACGAAACCCCGCCCGTTGCCCTCGACGACCTTCGCACCAAGCCTACGGCCGGAGTGATCTTCGACCTGAAGACCTCGCCCAACGTCGCCTTCGAAAGCGGAGACAAGAACGGGCTGACCTTCCCCGCTGGAAAGCCGGACGCCATCGCCAGGATCAAACCGCGGGCCGGAAGGTGGGATCTGCGCGACTACACCGAGGTGCACGTAACTCTCCGCAACTCGGGGAGCGTCCCTGTCGTGCCGCGCGTCCGACTCGAGTCCAACGGTGGCGCGGGCGAATGGCGGACGGTCGCCAAATCGATGGATCCAGGAGCCGAGGCCGAGATCGTGGCGCTGTTCGGACACCCTATCGACGTGACCGGCGGTGCGCCGTCGGACCTCATCACCAGCGACGCGGTGAGTGCGGTGGCATTCTCGATCGTGCCATCCGGTCAGGACGCCCATATCCAGGTGACGCGAATCGTCGCCGTGGCGAAGCCCGCCGCGATCCCGGCTTGGCTCGGCAAGCGGCCGCCGGTCCCCGGCGAGTGGGTTAAAACACTGAACCAGGAGTTTGAGGGGAACAAGCTCGACACCTCCGTTTGGAAGGTCACCGGCGAGAACTACTACGACAAGCAGACCCACTGGTCCAAAGACGACGTCATCGTGAAGGACGGAATGTTGCGCGTGCGCTACGAGAAGCAAACCGGTTTCCACAACGACGATCCAAAGCGAAATTCCACCCCCTACGCCGCTGGATACCTCGACACCTATGGCCTATGGGCGCAACGCTACGGCTACTTCGAAGCCCGCATGAAGCTGCCAAAGGCGCCCGGCCTTTGGCCCGCGTTCTGGATGATGCCGGACCGCGGTTCGAAGGCAGGCCCCGAACAGTGGAAGCGGTCCGACACCGGGAACGGCGCGATGGAGTTCGACATTATGGAGCACCTCACCCGGTGGGGAGCGCACCGCTACAACATCGCGATGCACTACGACGGCTACGAAGCCGCTCACAAGGCGATCGGGTCGGACAAGGTGTATGTCGAAGCCGACAAAGACGGGTTCATCATCTGCGGCCTCCTGTGGACGCCTGGTGAAGCGGTCTACTACTGCAACGGACGCGAACTGCTCCGGTGGAAGAACCCCCGCATCTCCAACGTTCCTTCCTACCTAATGTTCACCCTCCCCTCCGGCGGCTGGGACAACGACGCCGTGGACGACGACCGCCTC
- the dinB gene encoding DNA polymerase IV: MSAREIVHVDMDAFYASVEQRDDPSLRGKPVVVAWRGNRSVVCAASYEARKFGIRSAMPAVTAERLCPSATFIPPDFTRYRAVSQACREIFRRHTERIEPLSLDEAYLDVTGRESGLEAAQTIRAEIREELCLTASAGVAPNKFLSKIASDWRKPDGLFEIRPEDIDGFLAPLPVGKLPGVGKVTEERLEQLGLRLVGDIRTYGLPLMESQFGRSGRRLYQLSCGHDESEVVSDRPTQSISAEDTFATDVFLRDTTPTLIRLAERVWHMAVEEGRPARTVVLKLKTSDFKILTRSQTPGSSISSGEELIDIALALLERVELDPTTTYRLAGVGLSNFLDPQPHAAQPTLFDW; encoded by the coding sequence ATGAGCGCCCGGGAGATCGTTCACGTGGACATGGACGCGTTCTACGCGTCGGTGGAGCAGCGCGACGACCCGAGCCTGCGCGGCAAACCGGTCGTCGTCGCCTGGCGCGGGAACCGTTCGGTGGTATGCGCGGCCTCTTACGAGGCGCGGAAGTTCGGGATCCGGTCGGCGATGCCCGCGGTCACGGCGGAGCGCCTGTGCCCCTCGGCCACCTTCATTCCACCCGACTTCACCCGGTACCGCGCCGTGTCGCAAGCTTGCCGCGAGATCTTCCGGCGGCACACCGAACGCATCGAGCCGCTTTCCCTCGACGAGGCGTACCTCGACGTGACGGGAAGGGAGAGCGGCCTAGAAGCCGCCCAAACGATCCGAGCCGAGATCCGCGAGGAGCTCTGCCTGACTGCTTCCGCAGGGGTGGCGCCGAACAAATTCCTCAGCAAGATCGCCTCCGATTGGCGCAAGCCGGACGGTCTTTTCGAAATCCGTCCGGAGGACATCGACGGGTTCTTGGCCCCGCTGCCGGTCGGCAAGCTCCCCGGCGTGGGAAAGGTGACCGAGGAGAGGCTGGAGCAGCTCGGGCTCCGGCTAGTCGGAGACATCCGGACGTACGGGCTCCCCTTGATGGAATCGCAGTTCGGCCGATCCGGCCGCCGGCTGTATCAGCTCTCGTGCGGCCACGACGAGAGCGAGGTGGTCAGCGACCGCCCTACCCAATCCATCTCCGCCGAAGACACCTTCGCCACCGACGTCTTCCTGCGCGACACCACCCCCACCCTCATCCGCCTGGCCGAACGCGTGTGGCATATGGCGGTCGAAGAAGGCCGCCCCGCCCGAACCGTCGTCCTTAAGCTCAAAACCAGCGACTTCAAAATCCTAACCCGCAGCCAAACCCCCGGCTCCTCCATTTCATCGGGCGAAGAGCTGATCGACATCGCGTTGGCCCTTTTGGAACGGGTCGAACTGGACCCAACGACCACCTACCGCCTCGCCGGCGTCGGCCTCAGCAACTTCCTCGACCCACAACCACACGCGGCGCAGCCAACGCTCTTCGACTGGTGA
- a CDS encoding DUF4760 domain-containing protein codes for MNEETARSIQTIAAVGGVLATTFGLLFIYLQIRSAAKTARGQNTMSFLMGDQFRAVREAERIAAEGVFDPTDHVQLDAETVRLILNDRHLRETVKAKLNLYEAACCAIVHKALDEAMYRDFANRAVRMIYWKYYAYIETSRLETQNPTLYGEFEMIAKKWDRENSFSHHFFTKDGEVVRGKKYDDLALLPR; via the coding sequence ATGAACGAAGAAACTGCGAGATCAATCCAGACCATAGCTGCCGTTGGGGGCGTATTGGCCACTACTTTCGGCCTCCTTTTCATCTACCTCCAGATTCGAAGCGCCGCGAAGACGGCTAGGGGTCAGAACACCATGTCTTTTCTCATGGGCGATCAGTTTCGCGCAGTGAGAGAGGCGGAGCGGATAGCGGCGGAGGGTGTTTTCGATCCAACAGACCACGTCCAATTGGACGCGGAAACCGTACGGCTCATCCTTAACGACCGCCATCTTCGGGAGACCGTCAAGGCGAAGCTGAATTTATACGAGGCAGCGTGCTGCGCGATCGTGCACAAAGCTCTCGACGAAGCGATGTACCGAGACTTCGCGAACCGAGCCGTTCGAATGATCTATTGGAAATATTACGCATACATCGAGACATCTCGACTGGAAACCCAGAACCCAACTCTCTACGGAGAATTTGAAATGATCGCCAAAAAGTGGGACAGAGAGAATTCCTTCAGCCATCACTTCTTTACGAAAGATGGCGAGGTCGTTCGAGGCAAGAAATATGACGACCTCGCGTTACTTCCTAGATAG
- a CDS encoding thioredoxin family protein produces the protein MILDFGGNWCGDCRVLDKYYHLEPNASLLKANFILVEVNIGRFDKNKDIAEQYGVPLEKGVPALAVLDATGHPLFSQKKGEFESMRSLSPATLTDFLKRWKR, from the coding sequence ATGATTCTGGACTTTGGCGGTAACTGGTGCGGCGATTGCCGCGTGCTCGATAAGTACTACCATTTGGAGCCGAACGCCTCGCTGCTGAAGGCGAACTTCATCCTCGTTGAAGTGAATATCGGCCGCTTCGATAAGAACAAAGACATCGCGGAGCAATACGGCGTCCCGCTCGAGAAGGGAGTCCCCGCCCTCGCCGTGCTCGACGCAACCGGGCACCCGCTATTCAGCCAAAAGAAGGGGGAATTCGAATCGATGCGCTCGCTGAGTCCGGCGACGCTGACCGATTTTCTGAAGCGCTGGAAGCGATAA
- a CDS encoding DUF433 domain-containing protein yields the protein MKGTRISVFDVLDYLAGGMAIEVILGDFPQLTRDGMLACLAYAGDREHWIGPS from the coding sequence GTGAAGGGAACGAGGATCAGCGTGTTCGATGTCTTGGATTACCTTGCGGGTGGAATGGCGATCGAAGTGATTCTGGGTGACTTTCCGCAACTGACTCGGGACGGGATGCTCGCTTGTCTCGCATACGCTGGGGACCGAGAGCACTGGATCGGGCCTAGCTAG